A single genomic interval of Chitinivorax sp. B harbors:
- a CDS encoding TIGR00730 family Rossman fold protein produces MSLTEKLPKIEDPGVLAQSYRARESWRVFEIMAEFVEATERLQAIQPAVSIFGSARTPRDHPYYKLTEEIARLLSDAGFSVISGGGPGIMEAANKGAYYGKSPSVGLNIQLPHEQHANPYQDVSQTFRHFFARKVMFVKNATAYVVMPGGFGTLDELTEALTLIQTGKSRKMPIILVGSAFWGGLIEWFKARLAGEGMINPVDLDLIQVIDEPKAVIDAIFKFYETRGFEMSPTEREMQFSL; encoded by the coding sequence ATGAGCCTGACCGAGAAATTACCCAAAATCGAAGATCCGGGTGTGCTTGCGCAAAGTTACCGGGCGCGGGAATCGTGGCGTGTATTTGAAATCATGGCCGAATTTGTTGAGGCGACCGAGCGCCTGCAGGCGATTCAACCTGCCGTCAGCATCTTCGGCAGTGCCCGCACCCCGCGAGACCACCCATATTACAAGCTCACCGAAGAAATCGCACGTTTGCTGTCCGATGCGGGCTTCTCGGTGATATCCGGTGGTGGCCCTGGCATCATGGAGGCAGCCAACAAAGGCGCCTATTATGGCAAAAGTCCTTCTGTCGGCCTGAACATCCAATTGCCGCATGAACAGCACGCCAATCCATATCAGGATGTGTCCCAGACCTTCCGTCACTTTTTTGCACGTAAGGTCATGTTCGTCAAGAATGCAACCGCTTATGTGGTGATGCCGGGTGGCTTTGGTACGCTGGATGAGCTGACCGAGGCATTGACACTGATCCAGACCGGAAAATCGCGCAAGATGCCCATCATTCTGGTTGGCAGTGCCTTCTGGGGTGGCTTGATCGAATGGTTCAAGGCAAGGCTGGCTGGCGAGGGCATGATCAATCCAGTCGATCTGGATTTGATTCAGGTAATCGATGAGCCGAAAGCGGTGATCGATGCCATCTTCAAGTTCTATGAGACCCGCGGTTTCGAGATGTCTCCGACGGAACGCGAGATGCAGTTCAGCCTCTAA
- a CDS encoding DUF2782 domain-containing protein — protein sequence MPEKSAKDDTVQAEPQVTIIKKADEVISEYRLNGKLYMIKVTPRGGPTYYMVDETGNGQMVRREGEPALKPPMWVLFTF from the coding sequence ATGCCGGAAAAATCGGCGAAGGACGACACCGTACAGGCTGAGCCACAGGTCACAATTATCAAGAAGGCTGATGAGGTCATTTCGGAATATCGTCTCAACGGTAAGTTATACATGATCAAAGTCACGCCACGAGGCGGCCCAACCTATTACATGGTTGATGAGACAGGCAATGGGCAAATGGTGCGTCGAGAAGGGGAACCGGCTCTCAAGCCACCAATGTGGGTGCTGTTTACATTCTGA
- a CDS encoding serine/threonine-protein kinase yields MHYSLDTTTGTLLTGSLGGQYELRDKLGEGGFSEVYVAWDVQLHREVAVKLLKTSGPDETDKLLREARLAAQLHHAAFVKIFAVATLDGVPAIVMERVPGQTLRQVIEAGVLPAAAALTMIDQIAIAMTEAHAAGLVHGDIKPSNLMQEPSGTIRILDFGIARQIDPLQTQTSFTQVPLGTPAYMAPEQLLGQRANAGCDIFALGMVLYELICGHRPFAELNGFALASARIYTDSANWPLPNDLPAGLISLIRAMTAQDPATRLSTMAAVRQHIALVLQPGSHVELETPTVKTGRTLPHWLTHLLWATPLAIGIAIVIAVWPQHLSNQPTTALPAPPMTTADHLSMGEAAMNRFDRDGALDEAIGHFKAVLTNSPNHAAAAAWLALAYVLRYVGDGQDEVWLKQAAISAQLAMRSDDQLALAHVAHARVLSLQGQPDVALQVLGRALSLDPANQQALDAKANLLIEMERHTEAEATLEHAMQTYPKERVFLDILGTLRYRQANYAAAELAFRRSIALQPDAVYAYANLNAALVRQNRLDEALRILQQGLQIRPSGRLYSNLGTALFAKGDYLGAATAFEHAVSGNKGSPNNYLKWANLGDALRWVPGREGDSKKAYQRASQLIAPLLQRSPNEVTLISRAALYDARLGQAKQARQRIDKALANAPRNADVHFRAALAYELLGLRTTALQTLHQARALGYPDSLIEAEPDFIALRRDSAYQRMLTERTP; encoded by the coding sequence CACAGCTGCACCACGCAGCATTTGTGAAAATTTTCGCGGTGGCCACGTTGGATGGCGTACCTGCCATTGTCATGGAGCGGGTACCGGGCCAAACCTTGCGTCAGGTGATTGAAGCAGGTGTGCTACCCGCAGCAGCGGCATTGACTATGATCGACCAGATCGCCATCGCCATGACCGAAGCCCATGCTGCTGGTTTGGTTCACGGAGACATCAAACCCTCCAACCTGATGCAGGAACCCAGCGGCACCATCCGCATCCTGGACTTTGGCATTGCCCGCCAGATTGACCCACTACAGACACAAACCAGTTTTACTCAAGTTCCACTAGGTACCCCAGCCTATATGGCACCCGAACAACTGCTGGGACAACGTGCCAATGCAGGTTGTGACATCTTTGCACTGGGTATGGTGTTATATGAGCTAATATGCGGCCACCGGCCATTTGCAGAGCTGAATGGTTTCGCCCTGGCCTCCGCCCGAATTTATACTGACAGTGCCAATTGGCCCCTACCAAATGATTTACCCGCAGGTCTGATCAGTTTGATACGGGCAATGACAGCCCAAGACCCCGCAACACGCCTCTCTACCATGGCAGCGGTGCGACAACACATTGCACTGGTCCTGCAACCCGGTTCTCATGTAGAACTTGAAACCCCAACAGTCAAAACTGGTCGAACCCTTCCACACTGGCTGACACACCTGCTCTGGGCGACACCATTGGCAATCGGCATCGCCATAGTAATTGCCGTCTGGCCTCAGCACCTGTCAAATCAGCCGACCACCGCCTTACCTGCACCACCAATGACAACGGCCGATCACCTGTCGATGGGCGAGGCAGCCATGAACCGGTTTGATCGTGACGGTGCGCTGGATGAAGCCATTGGTCATTTCAAGGCCGTTTTGACAAACTCCCCCAATCATGCAGCCGCCGCCGCTTGGCTGGCACTTGCTTATGTACTGCGTTATGTCGGCGATGGGCAGGATGAAGTCTGGTTGAAACAAGCAGCGATCAGCGCACAGCTCGCCATGCGTAGTGATGACCAACTGGCGCTGGCCCACGTTGCCCATGCCAGGGTACTGAGCCTTCAAGGCCAACCCGATGTGGCCTTGCAAGTACTGGGCAGAGCCCTATCCCTTGATCCTGCCAATCAGCAGGCATTGGACGCCAAGGCCAATCTGCTGATTGAAATGGAGCGCCATACCGAGGCAGAAGCCACACTTGAACATGCCATGCAGACCTACCCCAAGGAAAGAGTATTTCTCGATATTCTGGGGACACTACGCTATCGACAAGCCAACTACGCAGCTGCTGAGCTTGCATTTCGGCGCAGCATTGCTTTGCAGCCGGATGCCGTTTATGCCTATGCCAACCTCAATGCAGCACTGGTCCGGCAGAATCGACTGGATGAAGCCTTGCGAATTCTGCAACAAGGCCTGCAAATCCGCCCTAGTGGCAGGCTTTACAGCAATCTGGGTACTGCATTGTTTGCCAAAGGTGATTACCTGGGCGCGGCCACAGCATTTGAACATGCCGTATCAGGTAACAAAGGAAGCCCGAACAACTATTTGAAATGGGCTAATCTTGGGGATGCGCTACGATGGGTACCTGGTCGGGAGGGCGATTCGAAAAAGGCGTATCAGCGTGCCAGCCAGCTCATCGCCCCCTTGCTGCAACGTTCGCCCAATGAGGTGACTTTGATATCTCGTGCAGCCTTGTATGACGCAAGACTTGGGCAAGCGAAGCAAGCTCGGCAACGTATCGACAAAGCACTGGCCAACGCCCCGCGCAATGCCGATGTACATTTCCGTGCAGCATTGGCCTATGAATTACTGGGACTACGGACAACAGCCTTGCAAACACTCCACCAGGCACGAGCACTTGGGTACCCGGATTCGCTGATTGAAGCGGAACCGGATTTCATCGCGCTACGTCGTGACAGCGCATATCAACGTATGTTAACCGAGAGAACACCATGA
- a CDS encoding sigma 54-interacting transcriptional regulator: protein MIEHDNDSTLTSPVLNLGNSLGFVLGMTVLWHTDPAMIGAQWVASAGHGPITLNRFAPLFLPVDQMTALPLGHQGVSRAPTMLMFTVTGALQVLPPDSRMLIELDGVAISGPTELTPDHLERGVVLGLGGVVLLCLHRVMTLPRRGLATELIGVGSAMTRVRELVAQAAGTDLPVLLLGETGSGKEVAARAIHRLSRRRDKPMVSVNMATLSESLAAADLFGVTKGAYTGAQSQRPGLFAEAGEGTLFLDEIGDTPSTVQPMLLRVLETSEYRPLGATRNEVSRARLIAATDRRLGPDSFNQPLLRRLEALVIHIPPLRARREDMGVLIHHLLAQWQIKTGASAKLPISFITELCCYDWPGNVRQLAHVLQNAVLTCQRGEWPRLHDLAGDADRWYPVQLALTPTPVPMPVQAAPTRQAPSTLTDAQVVAALDRSGWRIRAAAVLLGISRPSLYALIESNKLIRQPDAIGLEELRAALLAADGDIDQCAAQLKTPREALRRQLKLQGLLG from the coding sequence GTGATCGAACACGACAACGACAGTACGTTGACTTCCCCAGTGCTGAATTTGGGTAACAGCCTGGGCTTTGTGCTGGGCATGACCGTTTTGTGGCATACAGATCCGGCAATGATCGGTGCGCAGTGGGTTGCGTCAGCGGGTCATGGGCCGATTACCCTCAATCGTTTTGCCCCGCTGTTTTTACCGGTTGATCAAATGACGGCGCTACCACTTGGGCATCAGGGCGTCAGTCGTGCGCCGACCATGTTGATGTTCACCGTAACTGGCGCACTGCAGGTTTTGCCACCAGATAGTCGCATGCTGATCGAACTGGATGGGGTTGCCATCTCGGGACCTACCGAGCTGACGCCTGATCATCTTGAACGTGGTGTGGTATTGGGGTTGGGGGGCGTGGTGCTGTTGTGTCTGCATCGTGTCATGACACTACCCAGGCGCGGGCTGGCAACTGAACTGATTGGCGTCGGTAGTGCCATGACCCGGGTTCGGGAGTTGGTAGCACAGGCTGCTGGTACTGATCTGCCAGTGTTGTTGCTGGGCGAAACGGGTTCCGGTAAGGAGGTGGCGGCACGTGCTATCCATCGCTTGAGTCGTCGTCGGGACAAACCGATGGTCAGTGTTAATATGGCCACGTTGAGTGAATCGCTGGCAGCAGCAGATCTATTCGGTGTCACCAAAGGGGCATATACCGGCGCCCAGTCTCAGCGACCAGGTTTGTTTGCGGAAGCAGGCGAAGGCACGTTGTTTCTGGATGAGATTGGCGATACCCCCAGTACAGTGCAACCGATGCTGTTGCGGGTGCTGGAAACCAGCGAGTATCGGCCGTTAGGCGCTACCAGGAATGAAGTCAGCCGGGCTCGCCTGATCGCTGCCACGGACAGGCGACTCGGGCCGGACTCATTCAACCAGCCTTTGTTGCGAAGGCTGGAAGCGTTGGTGATTCATATTCCGCCGTTGCGGGCAAGGCGGGAAGATATGGGGGTATTGATTCACCACCTGTTGGCGCAATGGCAAATCAAAACCGGCGCTTCAGCCAAATTGCCAATCAGTTTCATCACCGAACTGTGTTGTTACGATTGGCCAGGTAACGTAAGGCAGCTGGCACATGTGCTACAGAATGCCGTATTGACTTGTCAACGTGGCGAATGGCCAAGGTTGCATGATCTGGCAGGTGATGCTGATCGATGGTATCCGGTGCAACTTGCATTGACTCCAACCCCCGTACCAATGCCAGTGCAAGCTGCTCCTACCCGGCAAGCACCGTCTACCCTGACGGATGCGCAAGTCGTCGCGGCACTTGACCGGTCGGGCTGGCGTATTCGGGCTGCTGCAGTGTTACTGGGAATCTCCAGGCCGTCTTTGTATGCTTTGATCGAATCCAACAAACTGATTCGTCAGCCGGATGCGATAGGCCTGGAAGAATTGCGTGCGGCCCTGTTGGCGGCGGATGGGGATATCGACCAATGTGCGGCGCAACTGAAAACCCCAAGGGAAGCCCTGCGCAGGCAGCTGAAGCTGCAGGGCTTGCTGGGCTGA